The Oryza glaberrima chromosome 9, OglaRS2, whole genome shotgun sequence genome includes a window with the following:
- the LOC127783549 gene encoding uncharacterized protein LOC127783549 yields MSHCGIGTGVTILRHNDYYDYVLVELFSHQDTRTHLASNKVTLFLWWSPSSGPLADGQWIQKEVLLPIPASNQDKDDVTWPPTYSFCADMVFAVLTISLCWVDLRTGILVCDHIHKLGTGTDDDDDHLLLFFISLPEECVMKPSLLSWKRSAEEHRTMICRDLETILFISMDNYIQSTAP; encoded by the coding sequence ATGTCGCACTGCGGCATTGGGACCGGGGTCACCATCCTACGCCACAACGACTACTACGACTACGTCCTCGTCGAGCTCTTCTCACATCAGGACACCCGAACCCATCTCGCCTCCAATAAGGTCACTCTCTTCTTGTGGTGGTCTCCTAGCTCTGGCCCGCTCGCCGACGGTCAGTGGATACAGAAAGAGGTGCTACTCCCCATCCCTGCTTCCAATCAAGATAAGGACGACGTGACATGGCCACCCACCTACTCCTTCTGTGCAGACATGGTGTTTGCTGTTTTGACCATCTCGCTTTGCTGGGTTGATCTTAGGACAGGGATCTTGGTCTGCGATCACATTCACAAGCTCGGCACCGGCactgacgacgatgatgatcaCCTACTTTTGTTCTTCATCTCATTGCCTGAGGAATGCGTCATGAAGCCTAGCCTTCTATCTTGGAAGAGGTCGGCAGAAGAGCACCGCACCATGATCTGTAGGGACCTGGAGACCATCCTGTTCATCTCCATGGACAACTACATCCAGAGCACCGCACCATGA